A DNA window from Tachysurus fulvidraco isolate hzauxx_2018 chromosome 4, HZAU_PFXX_2.0, whole genome shotgun sequence contains the following coding sequences:
- the washc2c gene encoding WASH complex subunit 2C isoform X3 — protein MAMAEPMENGPSNCNGEAEQVWERPWTLDEMRINSANWSLAADSGLFHYLQNFSQRMLSKTHEIEKQLDGLIRDTKATDSCLHTVFNDFLMLSNTQFIENRVYDEEVEEPVPKTETQEKRPEQEKTREQKEAELIPKVQEAVNYGLKVLEAAFEQLDVKVGNSDSEDEEAADRVDPILEPKDLYVDRPLPYLIGSQAFMEQDDVGLGDLSSDEMSIDSDRESFVESEVDRDQEEPSDEDFDQDGEIQGRLKYKAVSSDEEEENEDSDLFGESDKDDDEARRDDTGPVSFADQLAARIKDATKKPEADRTSLSSGTSITKRKKRGKKQPEAQVEDDDEMFKPPQMEDDEYSPFGGKGGLFSGGKGLFDDDEGDLFSEAPKEKGASQKTEIVNTKKIPTGAVSIFPGNSLFGSPNGSDSLESKENDSLTKSTVQAAREQTSIGSRLFGDNEEDDDDFFSGKTHKKTTSAAQEKVRPKTTADLFGSDEDDEESDIFSVRKKVAEEAEVVQPPEKKLPAGAISMFGPGTNSLLAESLKKRHPSTSEDSVKSEECIPPPLVKPSVAPKTTEKAQSKSLFSDDEDSQIFPTLPKSQSKPEGPAPKRPSKATISIFDDEEEEEDLFSSVPKSQSVQVKTTAPPPKKTLSSSLFSDDEDQWMSAQQSPAKPDVKGSGMKSSTSAPSRLPSAKAPEKDSLFDDDDLFAATKETSQKKPQRVSLLFEDEDDEDKGSLFGFKPSANIGTPEVKVPPAASQSSSLFGPEDTQEVANAAEVKPLDKKAEQAASSPEEANKSKKPAGAVSLFGGINVLGDEAKISTKPDKNALEDFDDLDWHKEAPPPMETKEKKAKKSTYSLFDDDDDEEEPEEIPPLSTSTKQMDKSILKPEEAQAFVKSTGVFQDEELLFSQTQQRDNDPEVDLFATTAKPSRTVPSSAKPALSTLFGEEEDDDDLFGSAKPKVPPKVPSKPSKAKHDETETDASTVQSAKSEANLAINPASLVPGAGPRLPGAVSKTPNLAQSSSPRPAGLPVSSATAGLQAAAEGGSSFDQPAQVTTLQNANKDRIKGATQRRPQTRAARHLAAQHSEEAHLEEKSALQAGSAPGTTSAPSAFNPVPARPTALTLPITTSTTTVPAQTLSDGAVRPKILPPAEEDLFSSEDLFVSATVPKQAPPPQTKTKALETMPHGAAKKKEPALPNYNDHSEDLFAKVKPKPVKKSKAMPFLDDDDDDDIFGTEKKKDPKTIPSSNKPDIFQDDNKTPSKVHKKPKEKSLEASLFDDDVDIFADLTPPTKPKEKKAKKKVEAKSIFDDDMDDIFSSGITKPVGASTAKKSKKPVQENNSAEESGHSIFDDPLNVLGGN, from the exons CTTTTTCATTACCTGCAAAACTTCTCTCAGCGGATGCTGTCTAAGACGCATGAGATCGAAAAACAGCTGGATGGCCTTATTCGGGACACCAAAGCAACTGATAGCTGCCTCCACACCGTCTTTAATGACTTTCTTATGCTTTCAAACACACAATTCATAGAAAAC AGGGTTTATGATGAAGAAGTGGAGGAGCCTGTCCCAAAAACAGAGACTCAGGAGAAACGTCCTGAACAG GAAAAGACACGAGAACAGAAAGAAGCTGAGCTGATACCTAAAGTCCAAGAGGCGGTAAACTATGGTCTGAAAGTCCTGGAAGCTGCGTTTGAGCAGCTGGATGTAAAAGTAGGGAACTCTGACTCTGAGGATGAGGAGGCGGCTGACCGAGTGGATCCCATTCTAGAACCCAAG GATTTATACGTCGACAGGCCGCTACCATACCTGATCGGATCTCAGGCTTTTATGGAACAAGATGATGTTGGCTTGGGAGATCTCTCCAGCGATG aaatgTCCATCGACAGTGATCGGGAGAGTTTTGTTGAGAGTGAAGTGGATAGAGACCAGGAGGAG CCCTCAGACGAGGACTTTGACCAAGATGGAGAAATCCAAGGAAGATTAAAG TATAAGGCAGTCAGTTctgatgaagaggaagaaaatgaaGATTCAGACTTATTTGGAGAATCTGATAAAGATGACGACGAAGCCCGAAGG GATGACACGGGACCAGTGTCTTTTGCTGATCAACTGGCTGCAAGAATTAAAGATGCAACAAAAAAGCCAGAAGCAGACCGTACAT CATTGTCATCAGGCACATCCATCaccaagaggaaaaaaagaggaaagaaacagCCTGAGGCACAGG tggaagatgatgatgagatGTTCAAGCCTCCACAAATGGAAGATGATGAATATTCTCCGTTTGGAGGAAAGGGGGGTCTCTTTAGTGGAGGTAAAGGActgtttgatgatgatgag GGTGATCTGTTTTCAGAGGCACCCAAGGAGAAAGGAGCATCTCAAAAAACTG AAATCGTCAACACTAAGAAAATTCCCACGGGTGCAGTTTCCATTTTTCCAG GAAACAGTCTCTTTGGCTCTCCAAATGGTTCAGACTCATTAGAGAGCAAAGAGAACGACAGTCTAACCAAATCCACAGTGCAGGCAGCTCGAGAGCAGACCTCAATAGGAAGTAGACTTTTTGGTGACAATGAGGAGGACGACGACGACTTTTTCAGTGgcaagacacacaaaaaaactacGTCTG CTGCACAGGAGAAAGTCAGGCCAAAGACGACAGCAGACCTGTTTGGCAGTGACGAAGATGATGAGGAGAGTGACATTTTTAGCGTGCGCAAGAAAGTTGCGGAAGAAGCAGAGGTGGTTCAACCTCCTGAGAAAAAG TTACCTGCTGGTGCCATCTCCATGTTTGGGCCCGGAACTAATAGTCTCCTCGCAGAAAGCCTGAAGAAACGTCATCCTTCAACAAGTGAGGATTCTGTGAAATCTGAGGAG tgtatTCCACCTCCTTTGGTCAAACCATCAGTTGCACCTAAAACAACAGAGAAAGCACAGAGCAAGAGTCTTTTCTCTGATGATGAGGACTCACAG ATATTTCCTACTCTGCCAAAAAGTCAGTCCAAACCAGAAGGTCCAGCACCGAAAAGACCGAGCAAGGCTACCATCTCTATATTTGatgacgaggaggaggagg AGGATCTGTTTTCCTCTGTGCCAAAATCTCAATCAGTTCAGGTCAAAACAACAGCTCCTCCACCCAAAAAAACTTTATCAAGTTCACTTTTTAGTGATGATGAG GACCAGTGGATGAGTGCCCAGCAAAGTCCAGCCAAGCCTGATGTAAAGGGTAGTGGGATGAAGTCTAGCACCAGTGCCCCCTCCAGGCTCCCCAGTGCTAAAGCCCCAGAGAAAGACAGCTTGTTTGACGATGATGATCTGTTTGCTGCCACCAAAGAGACGAG tcaAAAGAAACCTCAGAGAGTCTCCCTACTCTTTGAGGACGAAGACGACGAAGACAAAGGGTCACTATTTGGTTTCAAACCATCTGCAAACATAGGAACTCCGGAAGTCAAG gtgccGCCTGCTGCATCTCAGTCTTCCTCTCTGTTTGGTCCAGAGGACACGCAGGAAGTGGCAAATGCAGCTGAAGTGAAGCCTTTAGACAAGAAGGCAGAACAGGCAGCATCTTCCCCTGAGGAGGCTAACAAGAGTAAAAAGCCTGCTGGAGCTGTTAGCTTGTTCGGAGGAATTAATGTGCTAGGAGATGAAGCCAAAATCAGCACA AAACCGGATAAGAATGCACTGGAGGATTTTGATGATCTTGACTGGCATAAGGAAGCTCCACCACCCATGGAGACCAAGGAGAAAAAGGCCAAGAAAAGCACATATAGTCTGTttgatgacgacgacgacgaagAAGAACCCGAAGAAATACCTCCTCTTTCCACATCAACCAAGCAGATGGACAAAAGTATATTAAAG CCTGAGGAGGCGCAAGCTTTTGTGAAGAGCACAGGAGTGTTTCAGGATGAGGAGCTTCTGTTCAGCCAGACACAACAAAGAGACAATGACCCAGAGGTGGACCTCTTTGCTACCACTGCTAAACCCTCA AGAACTGTACCGAGCTCAGCGAAGCCTGCTTTGTCCACATTGTTTGGcgaggaagaggatgatgatgacctGTTCGGCTCTGCGAAGCCAAAAGTTCCTCCG AAAGTTCCCAGTAAGCCGAGTAAAGCTAAACATGATGAAACCGAGACGGATGCAAGTACAGTACAGTCAGCTAAGAGTGAG GCTAATTTGGCCATCAACCCTGCCAGCCTTGTACCAGGAGCTGGTCCACGGCTTCCAGGTGCAGTCAGCAAAACCCCCAATTTGGCTCAGTCCTCCTCACCCAGACCTGCAGGGCTGCCGGTCTCTTCTGCCACTGCGGGACTCCAGGCTGCTGCTGAGGGAGGGAGTAGCTTTGATCAGCCAGCTCAGGTCACCACACTACAGAATGCCAATAAG GACCGCATTAAAGGTGCAACGCAACGGCGTCCTCAAACACGTGCAGCGAGACACTTGGCTGCTCAGCACTCTGAAGAAGCCCATCTGGAAGAAAAGTCTGCACTTCAGGCCGGTTCTGCACCTGGAACGACTTCAGCACCGTCTGCCTTTAATCCTGTACCAGCCAGACCCACAGCTCTCACACTACCGATAACCACTAGCACCACTACGGTGCCTGCACAAACACTCTCTGATGGAGCAGTGCGGCCCAAGATTCTCCCTCCTGCTGAAGAAGACTTGTTTTCCTCAGAGGACCTTTTTGTTTCTGCCACAGTCCCTAAGCAGGCTCCTCCACCCCAAACCAAAACAAAGGCTCTTGAAACAATGCCCCATGGtgctgccaaaaaaaaagagccagCTCTGCCTAACTATAACGACCATAGTGAGGATCTCTTTGCCAAAGTCAAGCCAAAGCCGGTGAAGAAATCCAAGGCTATGCCGTtccttgatgatgatgatgatgatgacatttttggaacagagaagaagaaggaccCTAAGACAATTCCCAGCTCAAACAAACCAGACATTTTCCAG GATGATAATAAAACACCCTCCAAGGTACATAAGAAACCTAAAGAAAAGAGCTTGGAGGCAAGCCTGTTTGACGACGATGTCGACATTTTTGCTGATTTGACTCCTCCGACAAAGCCGAAGGAGAAAAAGGCGAAGAAGAAAGTTGAAGCTAAATCAATATTTGATGATGACATGG ATGATATTTTCTCATCTGGAATAACAAAACCAGTAGGGGCCTCAACTGCTAAGAAGTCGAAGAAGCCTGTGCAGGAAAACAACTCGGCAGAGGAATCAGGCCATAGTATTTTTGATGATCCTCTTAATGTGCTTGGTGGAAACTAA
- the washc2c gene encoding WASH complex subunit 2 isoform X2: MAMAEPMENGPSNCNGEAEQVWERPWTLDEMRINSANWSLAADSGLFHYLQNFSQRMLSKTHEIEKQLDGLIRDTKATDSCLHTVFNDFLMLSNTQFIENRVYDEEVEEPVPKTETQEKRPEQEKTREQKEAELIPKVQEAVNYGLKVLEAAFEQLDVKVGNSDSEDEEAADRVDPILEPKDLYVDRPLPYLIGSQAFMEQDDVGLGDLSSDEMSIDSDRESFVESEVDRDQEEPSDEDFDQDGEIQGRLKYKAVSSDEEEENEDSDLFGESDKDDDEARRDDTGPVSFADQLAARIKDATKKPEADRTSLSSGTSITKRKKRGKKQPEAQVEDDDEMFKPPQMEDDEYSPFGGKGGLFSGGKGLFDDDEGDLFSEAPKEKGASQKTEIVNTKKIPTGAVSIFPGNSLFGSPNGSDSLESKENDSLTKSTVQAAREQTSIGSRLFGDNEEDDDDFFSGKTHKKTTSAAQEKVRPKTTADLFGSDEDDEESDIFSVRKKVAEEAEVVQPPEKKLPAGAISMFGPGTNSLLAESLKKRHPSTSEDSVKSEECIPPPLVKPSVAPKTTEKAQSKSLFSDDEDSQIFPTLPKSQSKPEGPAPKRPSKATISIFDDEEEEDLFSSVPKSQSVQVKTTAPPPKKTLSSSLFSDDEDQWMSAQQSPAKPDVKGSGMKSSTSAPSRLPSAKAPEKDSLFDDDDLFAATKETSQKKPQRVSLLFEDEDDEDKGSLFGFKPSANIGTPEVKVPPAASQSSSLFGPEDTQEVANAAEVKPLDKKAEQAASSPEEANKSKKPAGAVSLFGGINVLGDEAKISTKPDKNALEDFDDLDWHKEAPPPMETKEKKAKKSTYSLFDDDDDEEEPEEIPPLSTSTKQMDKSILKPEEAQAFVKSTGVFQDEELLFSQTQQRDNDPEVDLFATTAKPSRTVPSSAKPALSTLFGEEEDDDDLFGSAKPKVPPKVPSKPSKAKHDETETDASTVQSAKSEKPTSPVKAKETSSKIGKLQANLAINPASLVPGAGPRLPGAVSKTPNLAQSSSPRPAGLPVSSATAGLQAAAEGGSSFDQPAQVTTLQNANKDRIKGATQRRPQTRAARHLAAQHSEEAHLEEKSALQAGSAPGTTSAPSAFNPVPARPTALTLPITTSTTTVPAQTLSDGAVRPKILPPAEEDLFSSEDLFVSATVPKQAPPPQTKTKALETMPHGAAKKKEPALPNYNDHSEDLFAKVKPKPVKKSKAMPFLDDDDDDDIFGTEKKKDPKTIPSSNKPDIFQDDNKTPSKVHKKPKEKSLEASLFDDDVDIFADLTPPTKPKEKKAKKKVEAKSIFDDDMDDIFSSGITKPVGASTAKKSKKPVQENNSAEESGHSIFDDPLNVLGGN; encoded by the exons CTTTTTCATTACCTGCAAAACTTCTCTCAGCGGATGCTGTCTAAGACGCATGAGATCGAAAAACAGCTGGATGGCCTTATTCGGGACACCAAAGCAACTGATAGCTGCCTCCACACCGTCTTTAATGACTTTCTTATGCTTTCAAACACACAATTCATAGAAAAC AGGGTTTATGATGAAGAAGTGGAGGAGCCTGTCCCAAAAACAGAGACTCAGGAGAAACGTCCTGAACAG GAAAAGACACGAGAACAGAAAGAAGCTGAGCTGATACCTAAAGTCCAAGAGGCGGTAAACTATGGTCTGAAAGTCCTGGAAGCTGCGTTTGAGCAGCTGGATGTAAAAGTAGGGAACTCTGACTCTGAGGATGAGGAGGCGGCTGACCGAGTGGATCCCATTCTAGAACCCAAG GATTTATACGTCGACAGGCCGCTACCATACCTGATCGGATCTCAGGCTTTTATGGAACAAGATGATGTTGGCTTGGGAGATCTCTCCAGCGATG aaatgTCCATCGACAGTGATCGGGAGAGTTTTGTTGAGAGTGAAGTGGATAGAGACCAGGAGGAG CCCTCAGACGAGGACTTTGACCAAGATGGAGAAATCCAAGGAAGATTAAAG TATAAGGCAGTCAGTTctgatgaagaggaagaaaatgaaGATTCAGACTTATTTGGAGAATCTGATAAAGATGACGACGAAGCCCGAAGG GATGACACGGGACCAGTGTCTTTTGCTGATCAACTGGCTGCAAGAATTAAAGATGCAACAAAAAAGCCAGAAGCAGACCGTACAT CATTGTCATCAGGCACATCCATCaccaagaggaaaaaaagaggaaagaaacagCCTGAGGCACAGG tggaagatgatgatgagatGTTCAAGCCTCCACAAATGGAAGATGATGAATATTCTCCGTTTGGAGGAAAGGGGGGTCTCTTTAGTGGAGGTAAAGGActgtttgatgatgatgag GGTGATCTGTTTTCAGAGGCACCCAAGGAGAAAGGAGCATCTCAAAAAACTG AAATCGTCAACACTAAGAAAATTCCCACGGGTGCAGTTTCCATTTTTCCAG GAAACAGTCTCTTTGGCTCTCCAAATGGTTCAGACTCATTAGAGAGCAAAGAGAACGACAGTCTAACCAAATCCACAGTGCAGGCAGCTCGAGAGCAGACCTCAATAGGAAGTAGACTTTTTGGTGACAATGAGGAGGACGACGACGACTTTTTCAGTGgcaagacacacaaaaaaactacGTCTG CTGCACAGGAGAAAGTCAGGCCAAAGACGACAGCAGACCTGTTTGGCAGTGACGAAGATGATGAGGAGAGTGACATTTTTAGCGTGCGCAAGAAAGTTGCGGAAGAAGCAGAGGTGGTTCAACCTCCTGAGAAAAAG TTACCTGCTGGTGCCATCTCCATGTTTGGGCCCGGAACTAATAGTCTCCTCGCAGAAAGCCTGAAGAAACGTCATCCTTCAACAAGTGAGGATTCTGTGAAATCTGAGGAG tgtatTCCACCTCCTTTGGTCAAACCATCAGTTGCACCTAAAACAACAGAGAAAGCACAGAGCAAGAGTCTTTTCTCTGATGATGAGGACTCACAG ATATTTCCTACTCTGCCAAAAAGTCAGTCCAAACCAGAAGGTCCAGCACCGAAAAGACCGAGCAAGGCTACCATCTCTATATTTGatgacgaggaggaggag GATCTGTTTTCCTCTGTGCCAAAATCTCAATCAGTTCAGGTCAAAACAACAGCTCCTCCACCCAAAAAAACTTTATCAAGTTCACTTTTTAGTGATGATGAG GACCAGTGGATGAGTGCCCAGCAAAGTCCAGCCAAGCCTGATGTAAAGGGTAGTGGGATGAAGTCTAGCACCAGTGCCCCCTCCAGGCTCCCCAGTGCTAAAGCCCCAGAGAAAGACAGCTTGTTTGACGATGATGATCTGTTTGCTGCCACCAAAGAGACGAG tcaAAAGAAACCTCAGAGAGTCTCCCTACTCTTTGAGGACGAAGACGACGAAGACAAAGGGTCACTATTTGGTTTCAAACCATCTGCAAACATAGGAACTCCGGAAGTCAAG gtgccGCCTGCTGCATCTCAGTCTTCCTCTCTGTTTGGTCCAGAGGACACGCAGGAAGTGGCAAATGCAGCTGAAGTGAAGCCTTTAGACAAGAAGGCAGAACAGGCAGCATCTTCCCCTGAGGAGGCTAACAAGAGTAAAAAGCCTGCTGGAGCTGTTAGCTTGTTCGGAGGAATTAATGTGCTAGGAGATGAAGCCAAAATCAGCACA AAACCGGATAAGAATGCACTGGAGGATTTTGATGATCTTGACTGGCATAAGGAAGCTCCACCACCCATGGAGACCAAGGAGAAAAAGGCCAAGAAAAGCACATATAGTCTGTttgatgacgacgacgacgaagAAGAACCCGAAGAAATACCTCCTCTTTCCACATCAACCAAGCAGATGGACAAAAGTATATTAAAG CCTGAGGAGGCGCAAGCTTTTGTGAAGAGCACAGGAGTGTTTCAGGATGAGGAGCTTCTGTTCAGCCAGACACAACAAAGAGACAATGACCCAGAGGTGGACCTCTTTGCTACCACTGCTAAACCCTCA AGAACTGTACCGAGCTCAGCGAAGCCTGCTTTGTCCACATTGTTTGGcgaggaagaggatgatgatgacctGTTCGGCTCTGCGAAGCCAAAAGTTCCTCCG AAAGTTCCCAGTAAGCCGAGTAAAGCTAAACATGATGAAACCGAGACGGATGCAAGTACAGTACAGTCAGCTAAGAGTGAG AAGCCTACAAGTCCTGTAAAAGCCAAAGAAACTTCATCGAAGATTGGAAAACTTCAA GCTAATTTGGCCATCAACCCTGCCAGCCTTGTACCAGGAGCTGGTCCACGGCTTCCAGGTGCAGTCAGCAAAACCCCCAATTTGGCTCAGTCCTCCTCACCCAGACCTGCAGGGCTGCCGGTCTCTTCTGCCACTGCGGGACTCCAGGCTGCTGCTGAGGGAGGGAGTAGCTTTGATCAGCCAGCTCAGGTCACCACACTACAGAATGCCAATAAG GACCGCATTAAAGGTGCAACGCAACGGCGTCCTCAAACACGTGCAGCGAGACACTTGGCTGCTCAGCACTCTGAAGAAGCCCATCTGGAAGAAAAGTCTGCACTTCAGGCCGGTTCTGCACCTGGAACGACTTCAGCACCGTCTGCCTTTAATCCTGTACCAGCCAGACCCACAGCTCTCACACTACCGATAACCACTAGCACCACTACGGTGCCTGCACAAACACTCTCTGATGGAGCAGTGCGGCCCAAGATTCTCCCTCCTGCTGAAGAAGACTTGTTTTCCTCAGAGGACCTTTTTGTTTCTGCCACAGTCCCTAAGCAGGCTCCTCCACCCCAAACCAAAACAAAGGCTCTTGAAACAATGCCCCATGGtgctgccaaaaaaaaagagccagCTCTGCCTAACTATAACGACCATAGTGAGGATCTCTTTGCCAAAGTCAAGCCAAAGCCGGTGAAGAAATCCAAGGCTATGCCGTtccttgatgatgatgatgatgatgacatttttggaacagagaagaagaaggaccCTAAGACAATTCCCAGCTCAAACAAACCAGACATTTTCCAG GATGATAATAAAACACCCTCCAAGGTACATAAGAAACCTAAAGAAAAGAGCTTGGAGGCAAGCCTGTTTGACGACGATGTCGACATTTTTGCTGATTTGACTCCTCCGACAAAGCCGAAGGAGAAAAAGGCGAAGAAGAAAGTTGAAGCTAAATCAATATTTGATGATGACATGG ATGATATTTTCTCATCTGGAATAACAAAACCAGTAGGGGCCTCAACTGCTAAGAAGTCGAAGAAGCCTGTGCAGGAAAACAACTCGGCAGAGGAATCAGGCCATAGTATTTTTGATGATCCTCTTAATGTGCTTGGTGGAAACTAA